GGGGCGGCAGTCGGTGCCACGAGCGGTGCGATGCCCAGTGTGGTGAGCCGTTCCTGTTGGTTGGTGGGTAGCTGGGCCCAGGTGCCCGGCTGCTTCTGCTGCTGGAGCCACTTGCCGATGTCGTCGCCGTCCATCAGCACGCCGGGTGCGATGTCGGGGAGTTGGCCGTCGGCGTCGACGAGGTCGGCGAGGACGCGGTAGTGGCGTTGCCAGTCCAGTGGCCACGGGCAGTCCCAGTCCGGGTCGATCTCGGTCAGCTGCGCCGCGCGCCGGGCGGCCCGCTCCGGGTCCTTGCCCAGGCCGTTCTTCGCGCCCTTGCGCCGGAGGTTGGCCATGTGCTGCCCGACGGGCACCATCGCCTCGCCTTCGCCCCACAACTGATCCTGGCGCGGGGCGAGGTGTCCGGTGGCCCGCCGGTAGGACCGGAGCGCGGCGAGCTTGTTCTCCCACGCCTCCTCGCCCGGCTCCCAGACCATCCCGGCCTCTGGCGCGTTCAGGAGGACCTTGCGCCGCTCCTCCAGCTCACCGGCCCGCAAGGCCTTGCGCTGCTGGTGCACCCACCGCCCAAGCGGAAACGCCTTCGTCGCGCCGACTTCGACCTCGACGTCGTAGGGCACGGCGTAGAGGCCGGTGATCTGATTCTCCGCCCGCCAGCGGATCAGGGCCTGGTAGCCCTCGAGCCATACCAGGGATTCGGGCCGGTAGACCCGGGTGCGCAGGAACGCCGCGATGGTCGCGGCGTCGCGCGGGCTGGAGAAGTGCAGCAGGGCCGATTCTGCCGCGGCGTCGGTTTCGTTCTGCTCTTGGTCCTCGCCGTCGCTCGCGCCGCCGGCCCCGATGATCCGCCCGTCCTCGTCGCGCTGGAGGTGGACCTGGCGCTTGCCGCTGGTGAGGGCGCGGGAGGCGAGCTGCTCGACCAGGCGTTCATCGTGGCTGCGCAGGCCCTGGAGCACGGCCACGAGCGGCTTGAAGCTGGCGGAGGCGACCATGTTGGTGGGGTCTTCGCCGGGCTCGAGGAACACCGGCACGATGATCCTGGCGACCTTGGTGCTGCCGTCTTTGTTGAGCCGGAGGGCGCGGCCGATGTTCTGCACGATCTCGACCTGGGAGCCGCGGGTGTCGGCGAAGCAGACGGCTTCGACGCCCCGTTCG
The DNA window shown above is from Streptomyces akebiae and carries:
- a CDS encoding helicase associated domain-containing protein, with protein sequence AIEREILAGFEIDVLEIRDPSPVVGESEEARRGRRLALLQTALLEHAAKWNLKTVMTFHQKVEEAAAFAEKLPATAAELYMNDATDDDLAAADKLPKSSINAEFYELEAGRHVPPDRVWSAWLCGDHLVTERREVIRQFAGGIDAAGRRVHRAFLASVRVLGEGVDITGERGVEAVCFADTRGSQVEIVQNIGRALRLNKDGSTKVARIIVPVFLEPGEDPTNMVASASFKPLVAVLQGLRSHDERLVEQLASRALTSGKRQVHLQRDEDGRIIGAGGASDGEDQEQNETDAAAESALLHFSSPRDAATIAAFLRTRVYRPESLVWLEGYQALIRWRAENQITGLYAVPYDVEVEVGATKAFPLGRWVHQQRKALRAGELEERRKVLLNAPEAGMVWEPGEEAWENKLAALRSYRRATGHLAPRQDQLWGEGEAMVPVGQHMANLRRKGAKNGLGKDPERAARRAAQLTEIDPDWDCPWPLDWQRHYRVLADLVDADGQLPDIAPGVLMDGDDIGKWLQQQKQPGTWAQLPTNQQERLTTLGIAPLVAPTAAPAAAAGRTAAKGPSKAQQAFQRGMAALAQWIKREGQKPVPRGHSEEIAVAGEAEPVTVKLGVWVSNTRARREKLTEEQLDALRKLGIQWA